A window of the Sphingobium sp. CAP-1 genome harbors these coding sequences:
- the ruvC gene encoding crossover junction endodeoxyribonuclease RuvC, with amino-acid sequence MILLGLDPGLGTTGWGIIAADGNRLTHIGNGQIKTDSAMSLATRLLALDLALTDLILEHRPDGAAVEEVFVNVNPQSTLKLGQARGVILLNASRAGMEVGEYAARLVKKSVVGVGNASKEQVHAMVSRLLPGAKIAGPDAADALAVAITHAHHLASARRVPTR; translated from the coding sequence ATGATCCTTCTCGGTCTCGACCCCGGCCTTGGCACGACCGGCTGGGGCATCATCGCCGCTGACGGCAACCGGCTGACCCATATCGGCAATGGCCAGATCAAGACCGATTCGGCGATGTCGCTGGCGACGCGGCTGCTGGCGCTCGATCTGGCGCTGACCGACCTCATCCTCGAACATCGGCCCGACGGTGCCGCGGTCGAGGAGGTGTTCGTCAATGTGAACCCGCAATCGACGCTGAAACTGGGGCAGGCGCGCGGCGTCATCCTGCTGAACGCGTCGCGCGCGGGCATGGAGGTGGGCGAATATGCCGCCCGGCTCGTCAAGAAATCGGTCGTCGGCGTCGGCAATGCGTCGAAGGAGCAGGTCCATGCGATGGTGTCGCGGCTGCTGCCCGGCGCGAAGATCGCCGGGCCGGATGCGGCCGACGCGCTCGCCGTAGCGATCACCCACGCCCATCATCTGGCCAGCGCGCGGCGGGTGCCGACGCGCTGA
- a CDS encoding dienelactone hydrolase family protein codes for MTILRRTILHDGPGGVFESLAVVDDTAGPRPGVLLVPNVLGAKEADFAYAHRVAALGYAVLVADMFGQGKRATRADADPARYMNILNADRALLRDRVNAAHAVLKAMPEVDAGRTAAIGFCFGGKCVLDLARSGADFAGGVSFHGVYDAPPFASAPIRAKLLICHGWDDPIAAPEATVALAKELTQAGCDWQIHAYGHTGHAFTDEAVNMPEKGLAYSPAADRRSFRAMADFLGDLFV; via the coding sequence ATGACCATCCTGCGTCGCACCATATTGCATGACGGCCCCGGCGGCGTTTTCGAAAGCCTCGCCGTGGTGGACGACACCGCCGGCCCGCGGCCCGGCGTGCTGCTCGTCCCCAATGTGCTGGGCGCCAAGGAGGCCGACTTCGCCTATGCGCACAGGGTCGCCGCGCTGGGCTATGCCGTGCTGGTCGCCGACATGTTCGGCCAGGGCAAGCGCGCCACCCGCGCCGACGCCGATCCCGCGCGCTACATGAACATTCTCAACGCCGACCGCGCGCTGCTGCGCGACCGGGTCAACGCCGCCCATGCGGTGCTGAAGGCCATGCCCGAAGTCGACGCCGGCCGCACCGCCGCGATCGGCTTCTGCTTCGGCGGCAAATGCGTGCTGGACCTCGCCCGGTCGGGCGCGGACTTTGCCGGCGGCGTCAGCTTCCACGGCGTCTATGACGCGCCGCCCTTCGCCAGCGCGCCGATCCGCGCGAAACTGCTGATCTGCCATGGCTGGGACGACCCGATCGCCGCGCCCGAAGCGACTGTCGCCCTTGCGAAGGAACTGACGCAGGCCGGCTGCGACTGGCAGATTCACGCTTATGGCCATACCGGCCACGCCTTCACCGACGAAGCCGTCAACATGCCGGAAAAGGGGCTGGCCTACAGCCCGGCCGCCGACCGCCGCAGCTTCCGCGCAATGGCGGACTTCCTGGGCGACCTGTTCGTCTGA
- a CDS encoding 50S ribosomal protein L11 methyltransferase, with translation MNDDASRTQSWKVTLPCTRAEAEALDGDIAAFALMDRPPVLMTSETVEDENLWQLDAYFEGKPSPAAIKLLKSLIPSAAGTKPLVEALPDEDWVTMSQQGLEAVTAGRFHVRNLATDAELPGHVNLLIEAGRAFGTGQHETTAGCLAMLDRMRRVGMHCRNVADIGTGTGLLAFAALHLWPRAHAIASDIDPVAVEISADNARSNAIRLGDGPGRLALVTAAGADHAAIVGRAPYDLLIANILAGPLIELAPSLCALVEDGGTIVLAGLLNEQADAVIAAYRAQGMRLAERSNRGDWPTLRLRKRPSIGWKRPRRINAAARGEAPGYGSI, from the coding sequence ATGAACGACGATGCATCCCGGACACAAAGCTGGAAAGTCACCCTGCCCTGCACCCGCGCCGAAGCCGAAGCGCTCGACGGGGACATCGCCGCCTTCGCCCTGATGGACCGGCCGCCGGTGCTGATGACCAGTGAGACGGTCGAGGATGAAAATCTCTGGCAACTCGACGCCTATTTCGAGGGGAAGCCCAGTCCCGCCGCGATCAAGCTGCTGAAATCGCTGATCCCCAGCGCCGCCGGCACGAAGCCGCTGGTCGAGGCGCTGCCCGACGAGGATTGGGTGACGATGAGCCAGCAGGGGCTGGAGGCTGTCACCGCCGGGCGTTTCCATGTCCGCAACCTCGCCACCGACGCCGAACTGCCCGGCCATGTGAATTTGCTGATCGAGGCGGGCCGCGCCTTCGGCACCGGCCAGCATGAAACGACCGCCGGCTGCCTCGCCATGCTCGACCGGATGCGGCGGGTGGGCATGCACTGCCGCAATGTCGCGGACATCGGCACCGGGACCGGGCTGCTGGCCTTCGCCGCGCTGCATCTGTGGCCCCGCGCCCATGCCATCGCGTCGGACATCGATCCGGTCGCGGTCGAAATCAGCGCCGACAATGCCCGCTCAAACGCCATAAGGCTGGGCGACGGACCGGGCCGGCTGGCGCTGGTGACGGCGGCCGGGGCGGATCATGCCGCGATCGTCGGCCGCGCGCCCTATGACCTGCTGATCGCCAACATCCTGGCCGGGCCGCTGATCGAACTGGCGCCCTCGCTCTGCGCCCTGGTCGAGGATGGCGGCACGATCGTCCTCGCCGGCCTGCTCAATGAACAGGCCGACGCCGTGATCGCCGCCTATCGCGCGCAGGGGATGCGCCTTGCCGAACGCAGCAACCGGGGCGACTGGCCCACGCTGCGCCTGCGCAAACGCCCCAGCATCGGCTGGAAACGCCCCCGCCGCATCAACGCCGCCGCGCGCGGCGAAGCGCCCGGCTATGGCAGCATCTGA
- a CDS encoding methyl-accepting chemotaxis protein, with translation MPSTSSSANATWDYLAEVDPTGAVARTAREIGDLIGDDLGSVGAAFFTTYMRETGLQQQLGGGIISRIEAEADKYVREKLLHFGEGRWALSAADCVRHARKHGVSVRAVLNAVTAANERVCDLIWSRCQQDGPLCQRLLRMMLQIAMIDSGFMSNVLANDQAETQRAERQRYGTLFEQRIVGEIDGASKLGESLREQAKDASAATRGMLGKASEVAAAAEQSALAMREAARTSAGLIRAIEDARTEVEGAADVAQRAADQSGDAVIMSATLSEHAKSIESILGLIRDIAGQTNLLALNATIEAARAGDAGRGFAVVAQEVKSLANQTARATDEIAGKIADIQASTRQSVATNERIRDTVGEVQASAERIRHAMDAQAQTVTMITAAVDETALAADSMSTTISAIRQDTEVVASEIDQLERGFVSVEGKLTSLRNASSDFGRQVA, from the coding sequence ATGCCGTCCACTTCCTCCTCCGCCAACGCCACATGGGACTATCTGGCGGAAGTCGATCCCACCGGGGCGGTCGCGCGCACCGCGCGGGAAATCGGCGACCTGATCGGCGACGATCTGGGCAGCGTCGGCGCGGCCTTCTTTACGACCTATATGCGGGAAACCGGGCTGCAACAGCAATTGGGCGGCGGCATTATCAGCCGGATCGAAGCCGAAGCCGACAAATATGTGCGCGAAAAACTGCTCCATTTCGGCGAAGGCCGCTGGGCGCTATCCGCCGCCGATTGCGTGCGGCACGCGCGCAAGCATGGCGTATCGGTGCGCGCCGTGCTGAACGCGGTCACGGCCGCCAATGAGCGCGTCTGCGACCTGATCTGGAGCCGCTGCCAGCAGGACGGGCCACTTTGCCAGCGCCTGCTGCGCATGATGTTGCAGATCGCCATGATCGATTCGGGCTTCATGAGCAACGTCCTCGCCAACGACCAGGCCGAAACCCAGCGCGCCGAACGGCAACGCTATGGCACCCTGTTCGAACAGCGCATCGTCGGCGAGATCGATGGCGCGTCGAAACTGGGCGAATCGCTGCGCGAACAGGCCAAGGATGCGTCGGCCGCCACGCGCGGGATGCTGGGCAAGGCGTCCGAAGTCGCGGCCGCCGCCGAACAGTCGGCGCTGGCCATGCGCGAAGCCGCCCGCACCTCCGCCGGCCTGATCCGCGCGATCGAGGACGCCCGGACCGAGGTGGAAGGCGCCGCCGATGTCGCCCAGCGCGCCGCCGACCAGTCGGGAGACGCCGTCATCATGTCCGCCACCCTGTCCGAACATGCCAAGTCGATCGAATCGATCCTGGGCCTGATCCGCGACATTGCGGGGCAGACCAATCTCCTCGCGCTCAACGCCACGATCGAGGCCGCCCGCGCCGGCGACGCCGGTCGCGGCTTCGCCGTCGTGGCGCAGGAAGTGAAGAGCCTGGCCAACCAGACCGCCCGCGCCACCGACGAGATCGCCGGCAAGATCGCCGACATTCAGGCCTCGACCCGCCAGTCGGTCGCCACCAACGAACGCATCCGCGATACGGTGGGCGAAGTGCAGGCGAGCGCCGAGCGCATCCGCCACGCCATGGACGCGCAGGCGCAGACCGTCACCATGATCACGGCCGCCGTCGATGAAACCGCGCTGGCGGCCGATTCGATGTCGACCACCATTTCGGCGATCCGTCAGGACACCGAAGTCGTCGCCTCCGAAATCGACCAACTCGAACGCGGCTTCGTCAGCGTCGAGGGCAAGCTCACCAGCCTGCGCAACGCCTCCTCCGACTTTGGCCGGCAAGTGGCCTGA
- the sdhC gene encoding succinate dehydrogenase, cytochrome b556 subunit, translated as MARSTSRPLSPHLTIWKWGPAMAVSIMHRVTGNGLATAGALGLVWWLMAAASGPEAYATFVACATSPIGYLVMAGLTWFFFQHLFSGLRHFVLDMGAGYELKKNKIWSVLTFVLSTLATLAFWAAICTGKF; from the coding sequence ATGGCGCGATCCACCAGCCGGCCACTCTCGCCGCATTTGACGATCTGGAAATGGGGGCCGGCGATGGCCGTCTCCATCATGCACCGCGTGACGGGCAACGGACTGGCCACCGCCGGCGCGCTTGGCCTCGTCTGGTGGCTGATGGCCGCCGCGAGCGGGCCGGAAGCCTATGCGACCTTCGTTGCCTGCGCGACATCGCCGATCGGCTATCTGGTGATGGCGGGCCTGACCTGGTTCTTCTTCCAGCATCTCTTCTCCGGCCTTCGTCACTTCGTGCTGGACATGGGCGCGGGCTATGAACTGAAGAAGAACAAGATCTGGTCGGTGCTGACCTTCGTCCTGTCCACTCTCGCCACGCTGGCCTTCTGGGCCGCGATCTGCACGGGGAAATTCTGA
- the sdhD gene encoding succinate dehydrogenase, hydrophobic membrane anchor protein: MGTGTGIGRVRGLGSARHGAHHWLAQRYTAVGNLLLVLWLLFSLIALPGLDYESVVGWIHNPLVAVPLMLMVVSIFMHLRLGMQVMLEDYVHDKGLAFFSMLLLNFYAFGGAAAGVFAIAKIAFIGIVK, translated from the coding sequence ATGGGAACCGGAACCGGAATCGGTCGCGTCCGCGGTCTTGGCTCGGCCAGGCACGGCGCGCATCACTGGCTGGCGCAGCGTTACACCGCCGTCGGCAATCTGCTGCTGGTGTTGTGGCTGCTGTTCAGCCTGATCGCGCTGCCCGGCCTCGATTATGAAAGCGTCGTCGGCTGGATTCACAATCCGCTGGTCGCTGTGCCGCTGATGCTGATGGTGGTCAGCATCTTCATGCATCTGCGGCTGGGGATGCAGGTGATGCTGGAGGATTATGTCCATGACAAGGGTCTGGCCTTCTTCTCCATGCTGCTGCTGAACTTCTATGCCTTTGGCGGCGCGGCCGCGGGCGTTTTCGCGATCGCCAAGATCGCCTTCATCGGGATCGTGAAATAA
- the sdhA gene encoding succinate dehydrogenase flavoprotein subunit gives MSDAYKIIDHSYDTVVVGAGGSGLRATMGSAEAGLKTACITKLFPTRSHTVAAQGGIAASLGNNSPDHWTWHMYDTVKGSDWLGDQDAIEYMVREAPAAVIELEHAGVPFSRNENGTIYQRPFGGHMQNMGAGPPVQRTCAAADRTGHAMLHALYQQSLKYDADFYIEYFAIDLIMENGECRGVIAICMEDGSIHRFRSKAVVLATGGYGRAYFSATSAHSCTGDGGGMVLRAGLPLQDLEFVQFHPTGIYGAGVLITEGARGEGGYLTNSEGERFMERYAPSAKDLASRDVVSRSMAMEMREGRGVGPNKDHIFLHLDHIDPKVLAERLPGITESGKIFAGVDLTRQPLPVTPTVHYNMGGIPCNYHGQVVTKVGDDPEVVVPGLYAVGEAACVSVHGANRLGSNSLIDLVVFGRATGLHLKETIKPNGSHRPLPADSADLALSRLDKYRHAKGGTPTADIRLEMQHTMQKHAAVFRDSELLAEGVAKIAQVNKRLEDVGVSDRSLIWNTDLIETLELDNLMSQAVCTMVSAENRKESRGAHAHEDFPNRDDDNWMKHTISWFEGWGGSGGKVTLDYRPVHDYTLTDEAEYVKPKARVY, from the coding sequence ATGAGCGACGCCTACAAGATCATCGACCACAGCTATGACACGGTCGTCGTCGGCGCGGGCGGTTCGGGCCTGCGCGCCACGATGGGCAGCGCCGAGGCGGGCCTCAAGACCGCGTGCATCACCAAGCTGTTCCCGACCCGCAGCCACACCGTGGCGGCGCAGGGCGGCATCGCCGCGAGCCTTGGCAACAACAGCCCCGATCACTGGACCTGGCACATGTACGACACCGTCAAGGGGTCGGACTGGCTGGGCGACCAGGACGCGATCGAATATATGGTGCGCGAAGCGCCGGCGGCCGTGATCGAACTGGAACATGCCGGCGTGCCGTTCAGCCGCAACGAGAATGGGACGATCTATCAGCGTCCGTTCGGCGGCCATATGCAGAATATGGGCGCCGGCCCGCCGGTGCAGCGCACCTGCGCCGCCGCCGACCGCACCGGCCACGCGATGCTCCACGCCCTGTATCAGCAGTCGCTGAAATATGACGCGGACTTCTACATCGAATATTTCGCCATCGACCTGATCATGGAAAATGGTGAATGCCGTGGCGTCATCGCCATCTGCATGGAAGATGGCTCGATCCATCGTTTCCGCAGCAAGGCGGTGGTGCTGGCGACGGGCGGCTATGGCCGCGCCTATTTCTCCGCCACCTCGGCGCATAGCTGCACCGGCGACGGCGGCGGCATGGTGCTGCGCGCGGGCCTGCCGCTCCAGGATCTGGAGTTCGTGCAGTTCCACCCGACCGGCATCTATGGCGCTGGCGTCCTCATCACCGAAGGCGCGCGCGGCGAGGGCGGCTACCTCACCAACTCCGAAGGCGAGCGCTTCATGGAGCGCTATGCCCCCTCGGCCAAGGATCTGGCGTCGCGCGACGTTGTGTCGCGATCGATGGCGATGGAAATGCGCGAAGGGCGGGGCGTGGGTCCGAACAAGGACCATATCTTCCTGCACCTCGACCATATCGATCCCAAGGTGCTGGCGGAGCGTCTGCCGGGCATCACCGAGAGCGGCAAGATTTTCGCGGGCGTCGACCTGACCCGTCAGCCGCTGCCCGTGACGCCGACCGTCCATTATAATATGGGCGGCATCCCCTGTAACTATCATGGCCAGGTGGTGACGAAGGTCGGCGACGATCCCGAAGTCGTGGTGCCGGGCCTTTATGCGGTCGGCGAAGCGGCCTGCGTGTCGGTCCATGGCGCGAACCGCCTTGGCTCCAACTCGCTGATCGACCTTGTCGTGTTCGGCCGCGCGACCGGCCTGCACCTCAAGGAAACGATCAAGCCCAACGGTTCGCATCGCCCGCTGCCGGCCGATTCGGCCGATCTGGCGCTGTCGCGTCTCGACAAATATCGCCATGCCAAGGGCGGCACGCCCACGGCCGATATTCGTCTGGAAATGCAGCACACCATGCAGAAGCACGCGGCGGTGTTCCGCGACAGCGAATTGCTGGCTGAAGGCGTCGCCAAGATCGCGCAGGTCAACAAGCGGCTGGAAGATGTCGGCGTTTCCGACCGTTCGCTGATCTGGAACACCGACCTCATCGAGACGCTGGAACTGGACAATCTGATGTCGCAGGCCGTCTGCACCATGGTCAGCGCGGAAAACCGCAAGGAAAGCCGTGGCGCCCATGCGCATGAGGATTTCCCGAACCGCGACGACGACAACTGGATGAAGCACACTATTAGCTGGTTCGAAGGCTGGGGTGGTTCGGGCGGCAAGGTGACGCTCGATTATCGTCCGGTTCACGATTACACGCTGACCGACGAAGCCGAATATGTGAAGCCCAAGGCGCGCGTCTACTAA
- a CDS encoding type II toxin-antitoxin system ParD family antitoxin, translating into MSKSTSIALSDHFRASLRLLEMAEKKLEQLRAALIESEKSGPAEDFDFTLFLADMHQRQDATGHL; encoded by the coding sequence ATGAGCAAATCCACCTCCATTGCCCTCAGCGATCATTTCCGCGCCAGCCTGCGCCTACTGGAGATGGCAGAGAAAAAGCTGGAACAGTTGCGAGCGGCATTGATCGAAAGCGAAAAAAGCGGCCCGGCGGAAGATTTCGATTTTACCTTGTTTCTCGCGGACATGCATCAACGCCAGGATGCGACCGGCCATTTGTGA
- a CDS encoding vgr related protein, which produces MTSRPLTPDEVALARSIFGRAIDYDRVRAHHRKWWPFQPRDVTMAPDGDLWFHPDSGLFCPDFCASPLHIQGHFLHEMTHVWQAQRSGRYWLPLMRHPFCRYGYDIVPGKPFARYGIEQQAEIVRHAFLLRRGVAVEGKPGLAVYEALLPFA; this is translated from the coding sequence TTGACCAGCCGCCCGCTTACCCCGGATGAAGTCGCCCTCGCCCGCTCGATCTTCGGCCGAGCGATCGACTATGACCGGGTGCGCGCGCATCATCGCAAATGGTGGCCGTTTCAGCCCAGGGACGTGACCATGGCGCCCGACGGCGACCTGTGGTTCCATCCCGACAGCGGCCTGTTCTGTCCCGATTTCTGCGCCAGCCCGCTGCATATTCAGGGCCATTTCCTCCATGAAATGACCCATGTGTGGCAGGCGCAGCGATCGGGCCGATATTGGCTGCCGCTGATGCGCCACCCCTTCTGTCGCTATGGCTATGACATTGTGCCGGGCAAGCCCTTCGCCCGTTACGGCATCGAGCAGCAGGCGGAGATCGTCCGCCACGCCTTCCTGCTGCGACGCGGCGTCGCGGTAGAGGGCAAGCCGGGGCTGGCCGTCTATGAGGCGCTGCTGCCCTTTGCTTGA
- a CDS encoding copper chaperone PCu(A)C gives MRAPFSLFVLAAPLALSACGDPAPTYVDQAWIRLSPNKDMPSAGYFVAHGGDAGTQLRGVITDYALKVDMHETVSKDGMTTMEAIDSVDIPARGKVAFAPGGKHLMILGVNDTAISRGKMQLTFLMANGDRLLVDAVIRKPEAAGAPKAADTPAH, from the coding sequence ATGCGCGCGCCCTTTTCCCTCTTCGTCCTGGCCGCGCCGCTGGCGCTGAGCGCCTGCGGCGACCCCGCGCCCACCTATGTCGATCAGGCCTGGATACGCCTGTCGCCCAACAAGGACATGCCTTCGGCCGGCTATTTCGTGGCGCATGGCGGCGACGCCGGCACGCAGTTGCGCGGCGTCATCACCGACTATGCGCTCAAGGTCGACATGCATGAAACGGTGAGCAAGGACGGCATGACGACGATGGAGGCGATCGACAGCGTCGATATTCCGGCCAGGGGCAAGGTCGCCTTCGCGCCGGGCGGCAAGCATCTGATGATCCTGGGGGTCAACGATACCGCGATCAGCCGGGGCAAGATGCAACTGACCTTCCTGATGGCCAATGGCGACCGGTTGCTGGTCGACGCGGTGATCCGCAAACCCGAAGCCGCCGGCGCGCCCAAAGCGGCCGACACCCCGGCCCATTGA
- the dnaK gene encoding molecular chaperone DnaK, which yields MAKVIGIDLGTTNSCIAVMDGGKPKVIENAEGARTTPSIVAFAKDGERLIGQPAKRQAVTNPDNTIFAVKRLIGRRFDDPMTQKDMELVPYDIAKGPNGDAWVKAGGEDYSPSQISAFILQKMKETAESYLGETVTQAVITVPAYFNDAQRQATKDAGQIAGLEVLRIINEPTAAALAYGLDKQDGKTIAVYDLGGGTFDISILEIGDGVFEVKSTNGDTFLGGEDFDAKLVEYLAADFKKAESIDLTKDKLALQRLKEAAEKAKIELSSAQTTEVNLPFITADQNGPKHLVKTITRADLERLVADLIKRTMEPCKKAMADAGVSASEISEVVLVGGMTRMPKVREAVKDFFGKEPHTGVNPDEVVAMGAAIQAGVLQGDVKDVLLLDVTPLSLGIETLGGVFTRMIDRNTTIPAKKSQVYSTADDNQQAVTIRVFQGEREMAADNKILGQFDLLGIPPAPRGVPQIEVTFDIDANGLVNVSAKDKGTGKEQQIRIQASGGLSDSDIDQMVKDAERFAEDDKKRRESAEAKNNAESLVHTTEGQLAEHGDKVDASLKGEIESAIAATKSAIESGDAEAMKAKAQELATVAMKLGQAIYEKEQANAAAPGADAPKADDDVVDAEFSEVDDNKA from the coding sequence ATGGCAAAAGTTATCGGGATCGATCTGGGCACCACCAATAGCTGCATCGCCGTGATGGACGGCGGCAAGCCCAAGGTTATCGAAAATGCGGAAGGGGCGCGCACGACCCCCTCGATCGTCGCCTTCGCCAAGGATGGCGAACGGCTGATCGGCCAGCCGGCCAAGCGTCAGGCTGTGACCAACCCGGACAATACGATTTTCGCGGTGAAACGCCTGATCGGCCGCCGCTTCGACGATCCCATGACCCAGAAGGACATGGAACTCGTCCCCTATGACATCGCCAAGGGTCCGAATGGCGACGCCTGGGTCAAGGCCGGTGGCGAGGATTACAGCCCGTCGCAGATCAGCGCGTTCATCCTCCAGAAGATGAAGGAAACCGCCGAGAGCTATCTGGGCGAAACCGTGACGCAGGCGGTCATCACCGTTCCCGCTTACTTCAACGACGCCCAGCGTCAGGCGACCAAGGACGCCGGCCAGATCGCCGGCCTGGAAGTGCTGCGCATCATCAACGAGCCGACCGCGGCGGCGCTGGCCTATGGTCTCGACAAGCAGGACGGCAAGACGATCGCGGTCTATGACCTTGGCGGCGGCACGTTCGACATTTCGATCCTGGAGATCGGCGACGGCGTGTTCGAAGTGAAGTCGACCAATGGCGACACCTTCCTGGGCGGTGAGGATTTCGACGCCAAGCTGGTGGAATATCTGGCCGCCGACTTCAAGAAGGCGGAAAGCATCGACCTGACCAAGGACAAGCTGGCGCTCCAGCGTCTGAAGGAAGCCGCTGAAAAGGCGAAGATCGAGCTGTCCTCGGCGCAGACGACCGAAGTCAACCTGCCCTTCATCACCGCCGACCAAAATGGTCCCAAGCATCTGGTCAAAACGATCACCCGCGCCGATCTGGAGCGTCTGGTCGCCGACCTGATCAAGCGCACCATGGAACCCTGCAAGAAGGCGATGGCCGATGCCGGCGTTTCGGCGAGCGAGATCAGCGAAGTGGTGCTGGTGGGCGGCATGACCCGTATGCCCAAGGTGCGCGAAGCCGTGAAGGACTTCTTCGGCAAGGAACCGCATACCGGCGTGAACCCGGACGAAGTCGTCGCCATGGGCGCGGCCATTCAGGCGGGCGTGTTGCAGGGCGATGTCAAGGACGTGCTGCTGCTCGACGTGACGCCGTTGTCGCTGGGCATCGAGACGCTGGGCGGCGTGTTCACCCGCATGATCGACCGCAACACCACCATCCCCGCCAAGAAGAGCCAAGTCTATTCGACCGCCGACGACAATCAGCAGGCGGTGACGATCCGCGTGTTCCAGGGCGAACGCGAAATGGCGGCGGACAACAAGATCCTCGGCCAGTTCGACCTGCTCGGCATCCCGCCGGCGCCGCGCGGCGTGCCGCAGATCGAGGTGACGTTCGACATCGACGCCAACGGTCTGGTCAACGTGTCGGCCAAGGACAAGGGCACCGGCAAGGAACAGCAGATCCGCATCCAGGCGTCGGGCGGCCTCAGCGATTCGGACATCGACCAGATGGTCAAGGATGCCGAACGTTTCGCCGAGGACGACAAGAAGCGTCGCGAATCGGCCGAAGCCAAGAATAATGCCGAAAGCCTGGTCCACACCACCGAAGGCCAGTTGGCCGAACATGGCGACAAGGTCGATGCCAGCCTGAAGGGCGAGATCGAAAGCGCGATCGCCGCGACCAAGAGCGCGATCGAAAGCGGCGACGCCGAAGCGATGAAGGCCAAGGCGCAGGAACTCGCCACCGTCGCGATGAAGCTGGGCCAGGCCATTTACGAGAAGGAGCAGGCCAATGCGGCGGCTCCGGGCGCCGACGCGCCCAAGGCCGACGATGATGTCGTCGATGCCGAATTCTCGGAAGTGGACGACAACAAGGCGTAA
- the dnaJ gene encoding molecular chaperone DnaJ, translated as MTTEVDYYELLEVERTADGSAIKSAYRKLAMKYHPDRTGGCTDSEAKFKSVSEAYECLKDPQKRAAYDRFGHAAYTQQQQGGGGGPRGGAGGFSDLGDIFETIFGQSGFGGQGGGRQANRRGADLRYDMEISLDEAYHGKKTEIEIEVSAACDSCDGSGAQPGTGVKTCGTCKGHGQVRAQQGFFVVERTCPSCHGAGQVIESPCRSCRGDGRVDRPKTLSVSIPAGVDEGTRIRLSGEGEAGARGAPAGDLYIFLHVKRHAIFERDGTTLFCRAPVSFTTAALGGSIDVPGLDGVRHEIKIPSGIQSGKQIRQRGGGMPVLNGRGQGDLVIQVDVETPTRLTARQKELLEAFRETETGEECPASTGFFAKLKEMWGD; from the coding sequence ATGACGACCGAAGTTGATTATTATGAGTTGCTCGAAGTCGAGCGCACCGCCGACGGCAGTGCCATCAAGAGCGCCTATCGCAAGCTGGCGATGAAATATCACCCGGACCGGACCGGCGGCTGCACTGACAGCGAAGCCAAGTTCAAGTCCGTGTCCGAAGCCTATGAGTGCCTGAAAGACCCGCAGAAGCGCGCGGCCTATGATCGTTTCGGTCATGCGGCCTATACCCAGCAACAACAGGGTGGCGGCGGCGGTCCCCGTGGCGGCGCGGGCGGCTTTTCCGATCTGGGCGATATTTTCGAGACGATTTTCGGCCAGTCCGGCTTTGGCGGACAGGGCGGCGGGCGTCAGGCCAATCGTCGCGGCGCGGACCTGCGCTACGACATGGAGATCAGCCTCGACGAAGCCTATCATGGCAAAAAGACCGAGATCGAGATCGAGGTGTCGGCGGCGTGCGACAGTTGCGACGGATCGGGCGCGCAGCCCGGCACCGGGGTCAAGACCTGCGGCACTTGCAAGGGCCATGGCCAGGTGCGGGCGCAGCAGGGCTTTTTCGTGGTCGAACGCACCTGTCCGTCCTGCCACGGCGCCGGTCAGGTGATCGAAAGCCCCTGTCGCTCCTGTCGGGGTGACGGGCGGGTCGACCGGCCCAAGACGCTGTCCGTGAGCATTCCGGCCGGCGTCGACGAAGGCACGCGCATCCGCCTGTCGGGTGAGGGTGAGGCGGGCGCGCGGGGCGCACCGGCGGGCGACCTCTATATCTTCCTGCATGTGAAGCGGCACGCCATCTTCGAACGCGACGGCACGACCCTGTTCTGCCGCGCGCCGGTCAGCTTCACCACGGCGGCGCTGGGCGGGTCGATCGACGTGCCGGGCCTCGACGGCGTCCGGCATGAGATCAAGATTCCCAGCGGCATTCAGTCGGGCAAGCAGATCCGCCAGCGCGGCGGCGGTATGCCGGTGCTGAACGGTCGGGGACAGGGCGATCTGGTCATTCAGGTCGATGTCGAGACACCGACCCGGCTGACCGCCCGGCAGAAGGAATTGCTGGAAGCCTTCCGCGAAACCGAGACGGGGGAGGAATGCCCGGCATCGACCGGCTTCTTCGCCAAGCTCAAGGAGATGTGGGGGGACTGA